One Terriglobia bacterium DNA segment encodes these proteins:
- a CDS encoding prepilin-type N-terminal cleavage/methylation domain-containing protein, which translates to MKKEQGFSLTEVLIATALSLVLLAAAMSSLDSALGMNDKATLMADLEQNLRAGINLLVRDFVNAGWGIPIGGIPIPSGAGALAVQRPGPPGTNYTFAPAITMAAVNPGPALGPVGNGRATDMVNILYADNLLPLNQMPLDAIGANGASMTVNAGTPITGVINEIRPGDLIAFSNALGNTLQYVSRVAGQVVYFDAGDPFNLNQPGAPQGSIMQLQNAGVFPPTTATRVWLVTYYLDTTTDPATPRLIRRINDRAGEVVALVLEDLQLSYDLVDGVGNPTNVKIPIAPNSPNQIRKVNISLSGRSSMVIRNSQDYLRRSLTTQVSLRSLSFIDRYI; encoded by the coding sequence ATGAAAAAAGAACAAGGGTTCAGCCTGACAGAAGTGCTGATAGCGACGGCCCTGTCCCTTGTTTTGCTGGCCGCGGCGATGAGCTCCCTCGATAGTGCCTTGGGTATGAACGACAAAGCCACCCTCATGGCGGACCTGGAGCAAAACTTGCGAGCCGGAATCAACCTTCTGGTTCGCGACTTCGTCAATGCCGGCTGGGGAATCCCGATTGGAGGCATTCCAATCCCATCCGGAGCCGGCGCGCTTGCGGTGCAGCGGCCAGGACCTCCGGGAACCAACTACACCTTTGCCCCTGCCATTACGATGGCTGCAGTCAATCCCGGGCCCGCCCTGGGTCCAGTGGGCAACGGCCGGGCAACGGACATGGTCAACATCCTCTATGCCGACAACCTATTACCGCTGAACCAAATGCCGCTCGATGCGATCGGCGCCAATGGCGCCAGCATGACTGTGAACGCCGGCACGCCAATCACCGGTGTCATCAACGAGATCCGACCTGGCGATCTGATTGCCTTCAGCAATGCCCTGGGGAACACATTACAGTATGTCAGTCGGGTTGCGGGCCAGGTAGTCTATTTTGACGCAGGCGATCCTTTTAATCTCAATCAACCTGGAGCGCCGCAGGGATCGATCATGCAGCTCCAGAACGCCGGCGTTTTCCCGCCGACGACGGCAACGCGGGTCTGGCTGGTCACCTATTACCTGGACACCACAACTGACCCTGCTACACCTCGACTTATCCGCCGGATCAACGACAGGGCCGGAGAAGTCGTTGCTCTTGTCCTGGAAGACCTGCAATTAAGCTATGATCTGGTGGACGGCGTAGGCAATCCCACGAACGTAAAGATTCCCATAGCGCCCAATTCACCCAATCAGATCCGCAAGGTCAACATCTCCCTTTCCGGGCGTTCGAGTATGGTGATTCGTAATAGCCAGGACTATCTGCGGAGGAGCCTGACGACTCAGGTCAGCCTTCGCAGCCTGTCTTTTATTGATCGTTATATATGA
- a CDS encoding glycosyl hydrolase family 2, with protein MTMGRLLFLSFVLSPCSLIAQIARNSPGVAPQTIAIEDGWMLQSSAVVEQKGEVLSTMQFQPRNWYPAAVPTTVVAALVKNQVYPDPTFGMNLRSIPGTSYRIGVNFSNVAMPADSPFAVPWWYRKEFVLPATYKGRSIWLNFGGINYRADIWVNGKQIAGSEKVAGAWRAYRFNITDMALPGRTNVLAVRVYPPTENDLAITFVDWNPQPPDKNMGLWRSVEITTSGPVSLRYPTVISKLNPPANDSARLTVAALLENASRLPVRGTLKGRIEKIEFAQEVELAAGESKDVAFEPDQFRQLVVSKPRLWWPAQMGTPGTYHLSIEFDVNGAVSDRAETSFGIREVTSELNADRKRVFSINGKKILIRGGGWAPDMMLRENARRLEDELLYVRDMGLNTIRLEGKLETDRFFDLADRYGILIMAGWCCCDHWERWQKWTPQDHKIAEESLRSQMYRLRSHPSLVMWLNGSDNPPPAEVEKMYLSVEQQCRWPNPIVSSATARRSSVTGESGVKMTGPYEYVAPGYWLQDTRSGGAYGFNTETSPGPAVPPVESLRAMLPKEHLWPVDEWWNFHAGGGSFKDIRVFTEALNARYGTATGLQDFALKSQLMTYEGIRAMFEAYSRNKYTSTGVIQWMLNNAWPSLIWHLYDYYLRPAGGYFGAKKALEALHPLYSYDDRTVWVVSSQYQDARGLKLTARIFNLDMREKFSRQASVDAVADSTQKVLDLPEIPDLSPAYFLALRLEDSAGVIVGSNFYWLSTKPETLAWDKSTWYVTPTASYADFTALQQLPKVTLRVASRTEQKGQDVLTHVTLENTGTNLAFFIRLKVNRGADGYEILPVLWQDNYFSLLPGEKREVTATFRAQDLGTASAAVEVSGWNVMQ; from the coding sequence ATGACAATGGGCCGCTTGCTGTTCCTGTCGTTTGTGCTGTCGCCATGCAGCCTGATTGCGCAGATAGCGCGCAACAGCCCCGGTGTTGCACCTCAGACAATCGCCATAGAAGACGGTTGGATGCTGCAGTCCTCGGCCGTGGTGGAACAAAAGGGTGAGGTCCTCTCTACGATGCAGTTCCAGCCCCGGAACTGGTACCCCGCAGCCGTTCCTACCACAGTCGTCGCGGCGTTGGTGAAAAACCAGGTGTACCCCGATCCGACTTTTGGGATGAACCTGCGCTCGATCCCCGGGACCAGCTATCGCATCGGCGTGAACTTTTCCAATGTAGCGATGCCGGCGGACAGCCCGTTTGCAGTTCCGTGGTGGTACCGCAAGGAGTTCGTCCTGCCGGCGACCTACAAGGGGAGAAGTATCTGGTTGAACTTCGGCGGGATCAATTACCGCGCCGATATCTGGGTAAACGGAAAGCAAATCGCAGGATCAGAGAAAGTCGCGGGTGCCTGGCGTGCCTACAGGTTCAACATCACGGACATGGCGCTGCCCGGCAGGACCAACGTGCTGGCGGTGCGGGTATATCCACCGACGGAAAACGACCTGGCCATCACCTTTGTCGATTGGAACCCGCAGCCACCCGATAAGAATATGGGGCTGTGGCGCAGCGTGGAGATAACGACCAGTGGACCGGTGTCCCTGCGCTATCCGACTGTGATTTCCAAACTCAATCCCCCGGCGAACGACAGCGCCCGCCTTACCGTGGCGGCCCTGCTCGAGAACGCTAGCCGGCTTCCTGTAAGAGGCACGCTGAAAGGCCGGATCGAGAAGATCGAGTTTGCACAGGAGGTGGAACTGGCCGCAGGAGAGTCCAAGGACGTCGCTTTCGAGCCCGACCAGTTTCGTCAACTCGTTGTTTCCAAGCCGCGCCTGTGGTGGCCTGCGCAGATGGGGACGCCCGGCACGTACCATCTGAGCATCGAGTTTGACGTAAACGGCGCGGTTTCCGACCGGGCCGAGACCAGCTTTGGCATCCGCGAGGTCACCTCGGAGTTGAATGCAGACAGGAAGCGGGTGTTTTCAATCAACGGCAAAAAAATCCTGATCCGGGGCGGAGGTTGGGCACCGGACATGATGTTGCGGGAGAATGCCCGGCGGCTGGAAGATGAACTTCTTTACGTCCGGGACATGGGCCTGAACACGATCCGCCTGGAAGGGAAGTTGGAGACCGATAGATTTTTTGACCTTGCCGACCGCTATGGAATCCTGATCATGGCGGGTTGGTGTTGCTGCGATCACTGGGAACGGTGGCAAAAGTGGACGCCCCAAGACCACAAGATCGCGGAGGAATCGCTCCGCAGCCAGATGTACCGCCTGCGCAGTCACCCCAGTCTGGTGATGTGGCTGAACGGCAGCGACAACCCTCCGCCCGCAGAAGTGGAGAAGATGTATCTGTCTGTGGAACAACAGTGCCGCTGGCCCAACCCGATCGTGTCATCAGCTACCGCCAGGCGGAGTAGTGTAACCGGTGAGAGCGGGGTGAAAATGACGGGCCCGTACGAGTATGTCGCCCCCGGATATTGGCTCCAGGACACTAGGAGCGGCGGCGCGTATGGCTTCAACACCGAGACCAGCCCAGGGCCCGCCGTGCCGCCGGTCGAAAGCTTGCGTGCGATGTTGCCCAAGGAACACCTCTGGCCGGTCGACGAGTGGTGGAATTTCCACGCCGGAGGCGGCTCGTTCAAGGATATCCGAGTTTTCACGGAGGCCCTGAACGCACGCTACGGCACAGCCACCGGACTGCAGGATTTCGCGCTCAAGTCCCAACTCATGACCTACGAGGGCATCCGCGCCATGTTCGAGGCTTACAGCCGCAACAAGTACACCTCGACGGGTGTGATCCAGTGGATGCTGAACAACGCCTGGCCGTCCCTGATCTGGCATCTCTATGATTACTATCTGCGCCCGGCCGGCGGATACTTCGGCGCCAAAAAGGCACTGGAAGCTTTGCACCCCTTATATTCCTACGATGATCGCACGGTGTGGGTTGTGAGCAGCCAGTATCAGGATGCCAGGGGCCTCAAGCTCACAGCCAGGATTTTTAACCTCGACATGAGGGAGAAATTTTCGCGGCAGGCCTCAGTCGATGCCGTGGCAGACAGCACCCAGAAGGTCCTCGATTTGCCCGAAATCCCGGATCTGAGCCCGGCATACTTTCTGGCACTGCGGCTCGAAGATTCAGCGGGCGTGATTGTGGGCTCCAATTTCTATTGGCTCTCCACGAAGCCCGAGACGCTGGCATGGGATAAGTCCACGTGGTACGTAACTCCCACCGCATCTTATGCCGACTTCACGGCGCTCCAGCAATTGCCCAAAGTCACGCTCAGGGTTGCCAGCCGGACAGAGCAGAAAGGGCAGGATGTGCTAACGCACGTGACGCTCGAGAACACGGGCACAAACCTGGCGTTTTTCATCCGTCTAAAAGTCAACAGAGGGGCTGACGGTTACGAGATTCTGCCTGTGCTCTGGCAGGATAACTATTTTTCGCTGCTGCCGGGCGAAAAGCGGGAAGTTACCGCCACCTTTCGCGCTCAGGACCTGGGAACAGCCTCGGCGGCAGTGGAAGTAAGCGGCTGGAACGTCATGCAGTAG
- a CDS encoding SPFH domain-containing protein has translation MSLWDKVRGEFIDIVQWIDSTNDTMVYRFERYNNQIKYGAQLTVREGQAAVFVSEGKLADVFQPGMYVLETKNLPILSTLQGWKYGFNSPFMAEVYFCSTRQFTDLKWGTLNPIMMRDPEFGPIRLRSFGTYVVRVKDPAVLIRQIVGTDGLFKVEEIVNQLRDLIVSRFADILGHSKIPVLDLAANYTELGDFLTQRIGPEFQSYGIELTKLLVENISLPPAVEEALDKRTSMGIVGNLAAYTQFNIANSIPDAAKNPGGLAAAGAGLGMGVAMAGPIAQAMSGQQAQTPLAPPPVPGAAVYFVAVGGQRTGPFDIQALASQALSGSLTPQTLVWTQGMPQWTPAGQVPALAQILASTPPPLPPSP, from the coding sequence ATGAGCCTCTGGGACAAGGTTCGCGGCGAATTTATCGACATTGTTCAATGGATAGACAGCACGAACGACACCATGGTGTATCGGTTTGAGCGTTACAATAACCAGATCAAATATGGCGCGCAGCTCACGGTGCGCGAGGGCCAGGCCGCCGTGTTCGTGAGCGAAGGAAAGCTCGCGGATGTGTTCCAGCCCGGCATGTACGTGTTGGAAACCAAAAATCTTCCGATCCTCTCCACATTGCAGGGCTGGAAGTATGGCTTCAACAGCCCATTCATGGCCGAGGTGTATTTTTGTTCCACGCGCCAGTTTACCGACCTCAAGTGGGGGACCTTGAATCCCATAATGATGCGCGACCCCGAGTTCGGACCCATCCGGCTGCGCTCCTTCGGCACTTATGTCGTGCGCGTCAAGGACCCTGCGGTGTTGATCCGCCAGATCGTCGGCACCGATGGACTCTTCAAGGTTGAGGAGATCGTCAATCAATTGCGCGATTTGATCGTGTCGCGCTTCGCCGACATCCTCGGCCACAGTAAAATCCCCGTGCTGGACCTCGCCGCCAACTACACCGAGCTCGGCGATTTCCTAACCCAGCGCATCGGGCCCGAGTTCCAGAGCTACGGGATCGAACTGACGAAGCTGCTCGTCGAAAACATCTCGCTCCCGCCCGCGGTGGAAGAGGCGCTGGACAAGCGCACCAGCATGGGGATCGTGGGCAATCTGGCAGCCTATACGCAGTTCAATATCGCCAACTCGATCCCGGATGCGGCAAAAAATCCCGGGGGCTTGGCCGCCGCAGGCGCGGGGCTTGGCATGGGGGTCGCCATGGCCGGGCCGATTGCCCAGGCGATGTCGGGGCAGCAGGCCCAGACACCCCTGGCACCGCCACCCGTTCCGGGCGCGGCCGTCTATTTCGTGGCTGTCGGCGGGCAGCGCACTGGCCCCTTCGATATTCAGGCGCTTGCATCGCAGGCGCTGTCGGGATCGCTGACACCGCAGACCCTGGTATGGACGCAGGGGATGCCGCAGTGGACGCCGGCGGGGCAGGTTCCGGCCCTGGCGCAGATTCTCGCCAGTACGCCTCCGCCGCTGCCGCCGAGTCCCTGA
- a CDS encoding prepilin-type N-terminal cleavage/methylation domain-containing protein yields MTVVREAHNHQAGFSLVETMIATIILGGGLLALATAFAQGMVSMSTSHYHQIAKEKASEAIESVFTSRDTRTIIWARIRNVNNGGIFLDGPQPLLTPGPDGLANTTDDGPAQTEILPGPDGVLGTGDDIVFLLNSFTREMVITDLAPNLRQIRVIVRYQIGHLSRQYQLIAYISSFA; encoded by the coding sequence ATGACAGTCGTAAGAGAAGCGCACAACCATCAGGCTGGCTTCAGCCTTGTCGAGACGATGATTGCCACCATTATCTTGGGCGGCGGATTATTGGCTCTCGCGACTGCGTTCGCACAGGGCATGGTCTCGATGTCAACATCCCATTACCACCAGATTGCCAAAGAAAAAGCCTCCGAGGCTATCGAGAGCGTCTTTACTTCTCGAGATACCAGGACGATCATCTGGGCCCGCATTCGGAATGTCAACAATGGGGGGATATTCTTGGATGGGCCGCAACCGTTGCTTACGCCCGGCCCGGACGGCTTAGCCAACACGACCGATGACGGCCCCGCGCAGACCGAGATTCTGCCGGGCCCCGACGGTGTATTAGGGACCGGGGACGATATCGTATTTTTGTTGAACAGCTTTACGCGTGAGATGGTGATCACGGATCTTGCCCCGAATTTGCGCCAGATTCGCGTCATCGTCCGTTACCAGATAGGCCATTTGAGTCGCCAGTACCAACTGATCGCCTACATTTCTTCATTCGCATGA
- a CDS encoding bifunctional precorrin-2 dehydrogenase/sirohydrochlorin ferrochelatase encodes MKNTRYLPLNFKLDRLPCLVIGGGKVAAHKVEMLLAAGCALTVVAPEIDGRIRNEVDRGLIRWLARAYAQGDCEGFHLVVAATPDEEVNRAVSAESRQKGIPVNVVDVPELCTVTFGAVWREGPLTVSVSTGGAAPFMAAAVRNRISALTRGMGEWVEAAGRFRTAVRSEVKDPTERNRLYGLFADRARISPPAGLPQSINLGDWLAWLNHTLDGYN; translated from the coding sequence ATGAAAAATACCAGGTACCTGCCTCTGAATTTCAAATTGGATCGGTTGCCCTGCCTGGTGATCGGCGGCGGCAAAGTGGCGGCACACAAGGTCGAAATGCTTCTTGCGGCCGGTTGTGCGCTGACTGTAGTTGCGCCTGAGATCGACGGACGCATTCGGAATGAGGTGGATCGGGGCCTGATCCGTTGGCTGGCGCGTGCATATGCACAGGGTGACTGCGAGGGATTCCACCTGGTCGTCGCCGCCACCCCCGACGAGGAGGTCAACCGTGCCGTATCGGCCGAGTCCAGGCAGAAGGGCATTCCCGTGAATGTGGTCGATGTTCCCGAACTGTGCACCGTCACTTTCGGGGCCGTCTGGCGCGAAGGCCCGCTGACCGTCTCTGTAAGCACCGGCGGCGCGGCCCCATTTATGGCCGCCGCCGTCCGCAACCGCATTTCGGCGCTCACCCGCGGCATGGGTGAATGGGTCGAGGCTGCCGGCAGGTTTCGGACTGCGGTCCGCAGCGAGGTCAAGGATCCAACCGAGAGGAACCGGCTCTACGGGCTTTTCGCCGACCGCGCACGCATCAGCCCTCCCGCCGGCCTTCCCCAGAGCATCAACCTCGGAGACTGGCTCGCCTGGCTGAACCACACTTTGGATGGATACAACTGA
- a CDS encoding VOC family protein — protein sequence MNDTQHFGLSRIGQIAVTVHDVARATAFYRDKLGMKLLFEASNMAFFDCGGIRLMIGVASKPEFDHPSSIIYYRVGDILSAFDILTARGVAFEAKPHLVARRDDHELWMAFLRDVDDNMLALMSEVPRV from the coding sequence ATGAACGACACGCAGCATTTTGGCCTGAGCCGTATCGGGCAGATTGCAGTCACCGTGCACGACGTGGCCAGGGCAACTGCTTTTTATCGAGACAAGCTTGGCATGAAGCTGCTGTTCGAGGCATCGAATATGGCGTTTTTCGATTGCGGCGGCATCCGGCTGATGATCGGAGTAGCCTCGAAGCCTGAGTTCGACCACCCGAGTTCCATCATTTATTATCGGGTCGGGGACATCCTGAGCGCGTTCGATATCCTCACCGCCCGCGGCGTTGCATTTGAAGCCAAACCACATCTGGTGGCTCGCCGGGACGATCACGAGCTGTGGATGGCATTCCTGCGCGATGTCGATGACAATATGCTTGCGCTGATGAGCGAAGTGCCCCGCGTCTGA
- a CDS encoding APC family permease has product MSTSSGGAPQLRRTLTLWDLILYGMIVIQPTAPMSVFGVLSERGRGHVVTTILVAMAAMLLTAVSYGRMARAYPSAGSAFTYVSQEINPALGYVTGWSMAMDYMLNPLICIIWCSKAAMNFAPGVPYWVWAFFFFLVFTGLNLRGIKTSARINAGLAAGMGVVITIFFVAAARYIIGHPHDAAGFFTHPFYDPETFQVRAVLGGTSIAVLTYIGFDGISTLSEEAENPRRNILLATVFTCLAIGILSAMEVYAAQLVWPATQPFPDIDTAYVHVAGRAAGQWFFLVVNLTLMVANFGSGMGAQLGAARLLYGMGRSNALPKSFFGAVDPKRRIPRNNVIFVGVVALLGAFVLTYGLGAEMLNFGALIAFMGVNASAFTHYFLRVNEKRLTNLIPPLAGFLICLLLWLNLSRPAKIAGAVWLAVGIGFGAWKTHGFSRDLVNFEPPPEEA; this is encoded by the coding sequence ATGTCAACCTCATCCGGCGGCGCACCGCAACTCCGGCGCACTCTGACCCTGTGGGACCTGATTCTGTACGGAATGATCGTCATTCAGCCGACAGCTCCCATGTCCGTGTTTGGCGTGCTCAGCGAACGGGGCCGCGGTCATGTCGTGACCACCATTCTCGTTGCCATGGCGGCCATGCTGCTGACGGCCGTCAGCTACGGGCGCATGGCACGAGCCTACCCGAGCGCCGGTTCCGCGTTCACCTATGTGAGCCAGGAGATCAATCCCGCACTCGGCTACGTCACCGGCTGGAGCATGGCAATGGATTACATGCTCAACCCGCTCATCTGCATCATCTGGTGCAGCAAGGCCGCCATGAATTTCGCGCCCGGCGTGCCCTATTGGGTCTGGGCCTTCTTTTTTTTCCTTGTCTTTACCGGACTCAACCTGCGAGGCATCAAGACCTCGGCCCGCATCAACGCCGGTCTGGCGGCCGGCATGGGCGTCGTGATTACGATCTTCTTTGTCGCTGCCGCGCGCTACATCATCGGACACCCCCACGATGCCGCCGGCTTTTTTACGCACCCTTTCTATGATCCCGAAACCTTCCAGGTCCGCGCCGTTCTCGGGGGCACCTCGATTGCCGTGTTGACTTACATCGGCTTCGACGGCATCTCGACCTTGTCGGAGGAAGCGGAGAACCCGCGACGCAACATCCTGCTGGCCACCGTGTTCACCTGCCTCGCAATCGGCATACTATCGGCAATGGAGGTATATGCTGCCCAACTGGTCTGGCCGGCCACGCAGCCGTTTCCGGACATCGATACCGCCTATGTCCATGTCGCCGGCAGGGCCGCAGGACAGTGGTTCTTCCTGGTTGTCAATCTCACGCTCATGGTGGCAAACTTCGGATCCGGCATGGGTGCCCAACTGGGAGCTGCCAGGCTGCTCTACGGCATGGGACGCAGCAATGCGCTGCCCAAATCATTCTTCGGCGCAGTCGATCCCAAGCGGCGCATCCCGCGAAATAATGTGATTTTTGTGGGGGTGGTCGCACTGCTCGGCGCGTTTGTGCTGACCTACGGGCTCGGTGCTGAAATGCTGAACTTCGGGGCATTGATCGCCTTCATGGGCGTTAATGCCTCCGCATTCACCCACTATTTCCTGCGGGTGAACGAAAAGAGACTCACCAACCTCATTCCGCCCCTGGCCGGATTCCTTATCTGTCTGCTCCTGTGGCTGAACCTGAGCCGGCCTGCCAAGATCGCCGGTGCAGTCTGGCTCGCGGTCGGTATCGGCTTCGGCGCCTGGAAAACCCATGGCTTCAGCCGAGATCTGGTGAACTTTGAACCTCCGCCCGAAGAAGCTTGA
- a CDS encoding RNA-binding protein: MSARLFVGNLPFDVTEAELRDLFSPVGPLSYVFLPVDRESGKRRGFAFIEFGDEAKAAEALHRFNDQQFKGRPLALSEARARDARPAFGAPVRARVPRLPDAYDSAPGLGESTGRRERRGRDDSRRHAKPGIRGARVEGPSKKGPRRERAGGRVFGLDADDIGDFDESLEEEEVE; the protein is encoded by the coding sequence ATGTCCGCTCGTCTGTTTGTTGGAAACCTTCCTTTTGATGTAACCGAAGCTGAACTGAGGGACCTCTTCTCGCCGGTAGGGCCCCTGTCATACGTTTTTCTCCCGGTGGATCGGGAGAGCGGTAAAAGACGAGGCTTCGCCTTCATAGAATTCGGCGATGAGGCCAAAGCTGCTGAAGCCCTGCACCGCTTCAACGATCAGCAGTTCAAGGGTAGGCCGCTTGCCTTAAGTGAAGCTCGTGCCAGAGATGCAAGGCCGGCCTTTGGCGCGCCGGTCAGGGCCCGGGTTCCTCGCCTGCCCGATGCATATGACTCTGCACCCGGTCTGGGTGAATCAACGGGCCGGAGGGAACGACGAGGTCGTGATGACTCGCGGCGTCATGCGAAGCCGGGGATTCGCGGTGCGCGCGTCGAAGGGCCCAGCAAGAAAGGGCCGCGGCGAGAGCGGGCCGGAGGCCGCGTTTTCGGTCTGGACGCCGATGATATCGGGGATTTTGACGAGTCGCTCGAAGAAGAAGAAGTGGAATGA
- a CDS encoding S9 family peptidase — MRRFARFVPVVVFILGLSAAVGPASAQSSKRPLTLDDLARIRSVGDPQVSPDGKWVAYTVGAVDVEKDRRDTDLWMVSWDGSQQIRLTATSDTSESAPRWSPDNRYLAFLTSRGDEEEKKKGAQVWLLNRAGGEAQKLTDIKGGVSEYAWAPDSKRLILVVHDPDPAAEPEKLEGWKRKTRPPIVIDRYHFKEDREGYLGLLHTHLSLFEVETRKAEVLTSGRFDEQFPAWSPDGRYVAFVSNRTSDPDRNEDTNVFVIEAKPGSEPRQLTTYAGPDGGRPSWSPDGRFIAYVQGDEVRYTAYNLNKLAVVPVAGGQSRVLTIALDRGVSGPFIWTSDGKELLFVVADDRASYLARMPVAGGAVDKITAGRRVVSGISRRDDGTLALLTATASEVSEVHALENGTLRRLSHQNDALFSELQLGTTEDFTSRSKDGTEVHGLIVKPYSYTPDRKYPALLLIHGGPNGQDEHSFSFDRQFFAANGYAVISVNYRGSSGRGTAYQRAIYADWGNKEVVDLLGAVDYAVASGIADPERLGIGGWSYGGILTDYTIVTDPRFKAAVSGASSALQLSMYGSDQYILQYENELGVPWKTKDLWLKLSYPFFQVDRIKTPTLFLSGDRDFNVPTIGVEQMYQALKSLGVDTQLIIYPGQFHGITVPSYMRDRLQRYLDWFNKYLKK; from the coding sequence ATGCGTAGGTTCGCGCGCTTTGTGCCGGTTGTGGTGTTTATCCTCGGCTTGTCGGCAGCCGTGGGTCCGGCCTCGGCCCAGTCATCGAAGCGCCCGCTCACCCTCGACGATCTGGCCAGGATACGCAGTGTCGGCGATCCCCAGGTTTCGCCTGACGGCAAGTGGGTAGCCTATACGGTTGGCGCAGTCGACGTGGAGAAAGACCGCCGCGACACCGACCTATGGATGGTCAGCTGGGACGGCAGCCAGCAAATCCGCCTGACCGCTACCAGCGACACAAGCGAGAGCGCTCCGCGCTGGAGCCCCGACAACCGCTACCTCGCATTCCTTACCTCCCGCGGGGACGAAGAGGAAAAAAAGAAGGGTGCGCAGGTTTGGCTGCTCAACCGCGCCGGCGGCGAGGCCCAGAAGCTCACCGACATCAAAGGCGGCGTCTCAGAATATGCCTGGGCACCCGACAGCAAGCGACTGATCCTGGTCGTCCACGATCCGGATCCCGCTGCGGAACCGGAGAAGCTGGAAGGCTGGAAGCGCAAGACGAGGCCGCCGATCGTTATAGACCGGTATCACTTCAAGGAGGACCGTGAAGGATATCTCGGACTGCTCCACACCCACTTGTCGCTGTTCGAGGTGGAGACGCGCAAGGCGGAGGTCCTGACCTCGGGGCGGTTCGATGAGCAGTTCCCGGCGTGGTCGCCCGATGGACGGTATGTTGCGTTCGTCAGCAACCGCACTTCGGATCCGGACCGCAACGAGGATACGAACGTTTTCGTGATTGAGGCAAAACCCGGTTCGGAGCCTCGGCAGTTGACAACCTATGCCGGACCTGACGGCGGCCGCCCGTCGTGGAGCCCCGATGGCCGGTTCATCGCCTACGTTCAAGGCGACGAGGTGCGCTACACGGCGTACAACCTGAATAAACTGGCCGTTGTGCCGGTCGCAGGCGGGCAATCCCGTGTGCTCACGATTGCGCTGGACCGTGGAGTTTCGGGCCCGTTCATCTGGACTTCAGATGGCAAGGAGCTCCTGTTTGTGGTCGCGGATGACCGTGCCAGCTACCTGGCGCGTATGCCGGTCGCGGGTGGTGCGGTCGACAAAATCACTGCGGGGCGCCGCGTTGTATCCGGTATCTCAAGGCGGGATGATGGGACCCTTGCGCTTCTGACCGCCACCGCGAGCGAAGTTTCCGAGGTGCACGCCCTTGAGAATGGCACCCTGCGTCGCCTTTCGCATCAGAACGACGCTCTGTTCAGTGAACTTCAGCTGGGCACGACCGAGGATTTCACGTCCAGGAGCAAAGACGGCACCGAAGTTCACGGCCTGATAGTGAAGCCCTATTCCTACACGCCGGATCGAAAGTATCCCGCGCTGCTTCTGATTCACGGTGGTCCGAACGGGCAGGACGAGCACTCGTTCAGTTTCGACCGGCAGTTTTTTGCTGCCAACGGTTATGCGGTGATCTCGGTGAATTACCGCGGCAGCTCGGGCCGCGGAACCGCCTATCAGAGGGCAATCTACGCCGACTGGGGCAACAAGGAGGTTGTCGACCTCCTCGGCGCCGTGGATTATGCCGTGGCGAGTGGGATTGCGGATCCCGAGCGGCTGGGCATCGGCGGTTGGAGCTACGGCGGTATCCTGACCGACTACACCATTGTTACGGACCCGCGCTTTAAGGCGGCGGTGAGCGGTGCCAGCAGTGCACTGCAACTGTCGATGTACGGCTCCGATCAGTACATCCTGCAATACGAGAACGAGCTGGGGGTGCCGTGGAAAACGAAGGACCTGTGGTTGAAGCTTTCCTACCCATTTTTCCAGGTGGACCGGATCAAGACGCCAACCCTGTTCCTGTCCGGCGACCGTGACTTCAATGTGCCTACCATTGGTGTCGAGCAGATGTACCAGGCACTCAAGAGCCTCGGCGTGGACACCCAGCTCATCATCTACCCCGGCCAGTTTCACGGCATCACGGTGCCGAGCTACATGCGCGACCGGCTGCAGCGATACCTGGATTGGTTCAACAAGTATCTGAAAAAATAG